The Vidua macroura isolate BioBank_ID:100142 chromosome 4, ASM2450914v1, whole genome shotgun sequence genome window below encodes:
- the LOC128806684 gene encoding alcohol dehydrogenase 1 produces MATAGKVIRCRAAVAWTPGKPLSVEEVEVAPPKAGEVRIKIVATGICHTDDHILKGSLPNVEFPVIPGHEGAGIVESIGQGVTSVKPGDKVIPLCLPQCGECSFCQNPESNCCQKSHFSEPQNLLPDKTSRFSCKGKQIHHFLWVSTFAEYTVVPEYAVAKIDAAAPLDKVCLFGCGFSTGYGAAINTAKVKPGSTCAVFGLGGVGLSVVMGCKAAGASRIIAVDINKDKFAKAKELGATDCVNPRDFKKPIQEVLTEMTGQGVDYSFEAIGHADTMIAALASCNMNTGVCVMVGVLDSEISIDPVLLLTGRTWKGTMLGGWKTRECIPKLVSSYLERKFNSDLLITHTLPFAKVNEGFELLRAGKSIRTVLLF; encoded by the exons ATGGCCACTGCGGGAAAA GTTATCAGGTGCAGGGCTGCTGTTGCCTGGACCCCGGGCAAACCACTCTCTGTTGAGGAGGTGGAAGTTGCACCCCCAAAGGCAGGGGAAGTCCGGATCAag ATTGTGGCCACAGGCATCTGTCACACTGATGATCATATTTTGAAAGGTTCCTTGCCTAATGTGGAATTCCCAGTTATCCCTGGCCATGAAGGAGCTGGGATTGTGGAAAGCATTGGACAAGGAGTGACCTCTGTGAAACCAG GAGACAAAGTGATCCCACTTTGCCTCCCTCAGTGTGGGGAATGCAGCTTCTGCCAGAATCCTGAATCCAACTGCTGCCAGAAGTCCCA TTTCTCTGAACCACAAAACCTGCTGCCGGACAAGACCAGCCGCTTCTCTTGCAAAGGGAAGCAGATCCACCACTTCCTGTGGGTCAGCACCTTTGCAGAATACACCGTGGTCCCAGAATACGCCGTTGCCAAGATAGATGCTGCGGCACCTCTGGACAAAGTCTGCTTGTTTGGCTGTGGGTTTTCCACAGGCTATGGGGCTGCCATCAACACAGCCAAG GTAAAACCAGGCTCCACCTGTGCTGTCTTTGGCCTTGGAGGAGTTGGCCTCTCTGTTGTCATGGGCTGCAAGGCAGCTGGAGCTTCCCGCATCATTGCTGTGGACATCAACAAGGACAAGTTTGCCAAGGccaaggagctgggagccacCGACTGCGTCAACCCTCGAGACTTCAAGAAGCCCATCCAGGAGGTGCTCACTGAGATGACCGGGCAGGGTGTGGACTACTCCTTTGAGGCCATCGGGCATGCGGACACCATG ATTGCTGCCTTGGCTTCCTGCAATATGAACACTGGTGTCTGTGTGATGGTTGGGGTACTTGATTCAGAGATTTCCATTGATCCTGTGCTTCTGCTGACTGGGCGTACATGGAAGGGGACTATGCTTGGAG GCTGGAAGACGAGGGAATGTATCCCCAAATTAGTTTCCAGCTACTTGGAGAGGAAATTCAATTCAGACTTGCTGATCACGCACACGCTGCCATTCGCTAAAGTGAACGAGGGATTTGAGTTGTTACGTGCAGGAAAAAG TATCCGCACTGTCCTGCTCTTCTGA
- the LOC128806682 gene encoding alcohol dehydrogenase 1 — MSTAGKVIKCKAAVLWEANKPFSIEEVEVAPPKEHEVRIKVMATGICRSDDHVITGALVMPFPIILGHEAAGIVESVGQGVTSVKPGDKVIPLFVPQCGECKSCLNTKGNLCSKTDLGKSAGLMPDGTTRFTCKGKAIYHFLGTSTFTEYTVVHESAVAKIDSAAPLEKVCLIGCGFSTGYGAALQTAKVEPGSTCAVFGLGGVGLSVVMGCKVAGASRIIAVDINSDKFAKAKELGATDCVNPKDFNKPIHQVLMEMTGGGVDYSFEVIGRMDTMTSALACCQYNYGVSVIVGVPPAAQKISFDPMLLFTGRSWKGSVFGGWKSKDAVPKLVADYMKKKFVLDPLITHTLPLTKINEGFDLLRTGKSIRSVLTF, encoded by the exons GTTATTAAATGcaaggcagcagtgctgtgggaagCCAATAAACCATTCAGTATTGAGGAAGTGGAAGTTGCCCCACCAAAAGAACATGAAGTTCGTATAAAg GTCATGGCCACTGGGATCTGCCGCTCTGATGACCATGTGATAACTGGTGCATTGGTTATGCCTTTTCCAATAATTCTTGGGCATGAAGCAGCTGGTATTGTGGAGAGTGTTGGGCAGGGAGTGACTTCAGTCAAGCCAG GAGACAAGGTTATTCCACTCTTTGTTCCACAGTGTGGGGAGTGCAAGAGCTGCTTAAACACCAAGGGTAACCTGTGCAGTAAAACTGA TCTTGGTAAAAGTGCTGGATTAATGCCTGATGGCACCACCAGATTCACCTGtaaaggaaaagcaatttaCCATTTTCTTGGTACAAGTACCTTCACTGAATACACAGTAGTGCATGAATCTGCTGTAGCCAAAATCgattctgctgctcctctggaaaAAGTTTGTCTAATTGGCTGTGGATTTTCAACTGGTtatggggctgctctgcagactGCCAAG GTGGAACCAGGCTCCACCTGTGCTGTCTTTGGCCTTGGAGGAGTTGGCCTCTCTGTTGTCATGGGCTGCAAGGTGGCTGGAGCTTCCCGCATCATTGCTGTGGACATCAATAGCGACAAGTTTGCCAAGGccaaggagctgggagccacCGACTGCGTCAACCCTAAAGATTTCAACAAGCCCATCCACCAAGTGTTGATGGAAATGACCGGCGGGGGTGTGGACTACTCCTTCGAGGTCATCGGCCGTATGGATACCATG ACTTCAGCCTTGGCCTGTTGTCAGTATAACTACGGAGTCAGTGTGATTGTGGGAGTGCCCCCTGCAGCACAAAAGATCTCCTTTGATCCCATGCTCCTCTTCACTGGTCGCAGCTGGAAAGGCTCGGTCTTTGGAG GCTGGAAGAGTAAAGATGCAGTTCCCAAACTGGTTGCTGACTATATGAAGAAAAAGTTTGTTCTGGATCCATTAATAACCCACACACTACCTTTGACAAAGATCAATGAAGGATTTGATCTTCTAAGGACAGGAAAGAG CATCCGCAGTGTCCTGACATTTTAG